TattctggattaaaaaaaatactggtaaATATGCTGCTTAATTACTGATCTAACTTAGAGAAgtcctgctgtttttctgtcttcttgaAGGATTCTCAATGATCCACAAGGGATTatgcctccctccctctgaaACAATTACCACCACAGTTGTAGTAACATCAATCTGATCAAGACATCATTAGTTGCAAGGAGTAAATTGAAGTCCAGATCTTCTGTAAGGGGAAAAGCCAATTTCAGTCCTCTGAGTACTTTATTAATTGTCTGATGAAAAAACATTGAAGTTTTTACTGGAGAGGTGCATGTCAATAATGCTACTATGCATGGACTGGAACAGCACTTAAAAGTCTTCTATACTTAGAGGCACAGACTCATCTATCATACTACAGTATTCCCAGGAAcacccagaaagaaaaatacacctACAAAGCATATtgctccccctccccctctTTCTGCTAACAGAGCAGGAGAAGGTAATACTACTGTAGCAACATTTACTGAAGTTATACTATTGTAATTGTAACAGGGCTTACTTACAACAGACTCCCACTAACAACTGTCAAATAGAGGCATGCCTTTGATTCACGTCTGCCAAGTCATGAGGGAAAAAACTGAACATCAGCTGGTGCTGCTTTACCCTTTACACAGAAAGGGGAAGAATAATTTACAATATGTTTACTACTCCACACAGGCACCACTAACCCAACCACAGCAGTGCACAGGGGAGTACACAGCTTGAACCTTTAAGAATTGTAACagttaaagcaggaaaaaaaattactctgtcAAATCCTACTCTGATAGCTCATCTGCATACTGTTGATTCGATATTCcttattttcagctttcaaCTGATCCATGGTGTTTGAACATTTAGCCTGCTGCTTTGCTTCATTCAGTGATCACTGCAGTAAACCCTGAGCATAAGACACCAGAACTCTACAATGACAGGAGCCAATAATCTGGTTACCTGTTAGactgaataaaaaaacctgttgcATAGCTTtaacaaacaacaaacactCACTGAAGAGATCTTAAATTTATTAGGTGCTTTTCTTGCAACTTTTATGGTAAGACAAACATACTCTGAAAAACTGGACCTAATGTAtcacagttaattttttaatatttacacttttaatatattcagtatttctataaattcagatatttttactGTGGAGTTTTATATAAGTGTATCTGCTTGAAATCActaagcaatttttaaaaacatcataCCACCAACTGCTTTATAACGCTGTTTTTAACAGACTATGTCATAATAGGAAACTTCCTACATGGAAGTAATTTTGCACATAAGCAAAAACCTATAAAGCTTCAAGTAACTTCCCCCAGGCAGCTCTTTCTCTCACATACCTGTAACATTTCTGGCCTAGCTAAATTGTTGTGGCGACTGCAACACAACAGCCTCTTCAAATTATGTATAATTTGTGGATTTATTATGCAATTGTAAAGTGACAAGATTCATTATATTTAAGgttgtattttaaagtaatctATTTCATCAGTCAATTTTTAGTCCATGTAACCACTTCTATTGAAGTCAGTTGCATTACTAATCAAGACTTTCAGTAGCAATGCATATACAGGTAACTCAGTCTTTAGATTTCCACTGAATGTGCAATACTGCATACACAAATCTGACACTTTAATGCTGCATTTTATAACACAGAATCAACAGTTTATTAAAGGCTGCACACACTATCCACAGTGTGTAAAGTCATCAGTCATAGCATTTTGAATTTTAGTGTAACAAAACATTCATTCCACAGTGGGTTTTTGAATATGAAAATCCTGTTTGCTCTTAAAATAGTTTCTGCCAAAAGCCACACAACCCAGgtcctgaaaaatattcatgcCTATAAATTATATTACTGGAAGAATTTTAATACCGTAGGACAGCAATTATTTTCAATGCCTCTTAAAACTTGTAccaaaaaatatacattttccataaaatcaaaaaataaaatatctgaaaatgttctgtgaTAAGTCTAGAAAAAGGGGAGGAATCcagtattaaaaattaaattctgctttcacaTACACAATTTAAATTGAGACCAATGCATAGTATCTGTACAGCTGACAGAAGAGTTTGACTCTGTCTGCAAGATTAAAATGCAACAGCTATGAAAAGTATGCAAACTGTTTATTTCACAAGTTTCACTTTGTCCTTCAGAACTCTAAATTTGGGATTGTTATTCACTTTCTTATTGAATGTGACTAGGATCtcctcttctgttttgtgaCATTCACCAGCTACTGCATAATATTGAGCTATCACCtgcacaaagacagaaaaatggtTTTTAGTTCGTGAAGATAATTCCACTGTAAGCAATAATACATTTATGTTACTGTATTAAAAGTGGCATGGAAGCTGTTGAGCTATTGTTCCTTTGCAGAACTAGCACTGAATTTCTCGTGTAACTCAGTAAGCAATAAAGAATCTGTCCTTCAGCTGACATTCTGTTAATTGATATTCCGTTAAAAAATGTCAAACTTTGTTTATGCAAGCCAGAATTTTCTGAACTGCAGCATTACACAAATTAATTCACAAGAccaaaggagattaaaaaagcCATGTTGTACAGTAccttttttcttagttttttaattgaaatttcaTTGTCTGGAGCCTGTTTCAGAATAGCTTTGATGGTTCCCTTCCAGTTGAATTTACCTACAAAATAATTAGGTGTACAACATCATTAGTAAAAGTAGATATTCTGTGTCGAATTCTCTACTACTAACCAGCCTTCGAACTCCTAATTTTGGAATCAGTTTGGCTACCACAACACTTGTTACCTTACTGACCCTACAACAGGAAGGTGTCTTAAGCATAAAGTCATCAGCTGTTCCTGAATATATAATGGAATAGAGACGAAGAGTCAACACAGTACTTGAACAACAGGGGTCAGAATTGTTTTTACTTAACTTCTGCACTTCAGCTATCAAGCAGAAACTCCTAAATAATGCAGGAACAGTTACGACCCTGTCTCCTCACACTTAAGGCACAGGCAGTCAAATTTAGACCATACCACCTTCAGAGGTCATTAATTGGTGGTTTCCAAATAAACAATCTTTGTGTTCAAACACAGGCATTGTACAGTCAGTGTGTCAGGTGATAGGCAGAGTAGGTTTATCTAAGCAGAAACTAAGGTCCAACACATCTGAAGTCCGATTTATGATTCATGGAGCACAACTGGGGATATGAGAGATACCAAGAGGTCTATGAGTTGTTACCCTTTTGGCTGTGCTGGCTAATGTGcatggcagcagggaagagacCCACTGTGGCAAAATCTCAGTGTCCACTGGAACCAAGCATAGCCAaaggctgccagcacagcagaaacaaCAAATGAGAGAAGTAATTCGTTATCAGGTGTTAAGTGTAGCACAGGATACTTACTCTGGAACAGATGTGTATACTGAATATACACACATTTATGCACACTGAGGCACAGTTTATTTCAAGGCTTGCTGCAGAAGCACTGTATTTATATCCTGCTTAGGTCTTTTGCAGAATAGTTTTGTAACTACCTAAATTGtccctttaaaaatacctcTACCTGTTCccacattttcttcattgtcattgatgttttctgtttccatgtcttctgaaatgctttcagttttcattctctttgttTTGGTATGAGGTTCCTCTAGAGATGGAATTGGataaacatacacaaaaaagatttaaaactaGAAGTACTGACATGACTTAAAGTTTTTGTTCTTATAACATGAGCTTATATTTGCAAAGTGGTTCagattttataaaagaaatgtccaatcactgttaaaaataatctaatttgTATATATAATGCACTACTTTAAAATTCTACTTAGGTAGTTTATTGAGCTTTGGAATTGAGAAAAAGcatcttcaaaacaaacaagaatatAAGTTGTATGGTGGATACCTTCTACATGTTTATGTTTGCGTTTCTttacatttgtttcttcttctgtttcacTGTGATTGTCATTTCCATTTACTTCAAATTCATCCTCCAcgctctcctttccttttttggactttttattcttttttactTCTGCCTGGTTTTCTAATTTCAgatctttcttctccttctttttgttcttttgtctCTCCTCTTTTCGTTCTCTCttactcttttttctctctgttttttcatctgtaattccattttcttctgccattgttttttccccagtttctgCAGACTGAtgctcttccttctgctgtggtttgtcttgttctttttcatttgaaatcttTTGTTGAAAGAAAGATTATTACAGTTTTTACATGTGGTTTTTTGACATTGCAACTTTCCTCTACTAGATCATTGGTAACTGTTCAGAACACTGATATCCTGAAATCAATTAAGTTGCTCACATGTGATGTCACCGGTTACCTGAGAAGTAGCACTCATAAAATAGTGTGCCTGACTCTTCTTTTAACTTAACAGACTAAATGTTAATTAACACCACAGAAGAAATGTTATCTTACAACATATATAATTTCTAGTTGAAGTGTCtattgtgttttaaattatttgctacATGTAGTTAAGAAAGTGACAACTCTTTATTTACACAAACAAAACTACAGCACATTATAAAGCAAGATGCAGAACTTATTCCCAAATACACAGCCCCTGAATAATAATCTCTTTTGCCCTCCACTTCCCTGTCTTGGATGTGTCTGGGACAACAAACCATTATTGCATGATGCTAAGAAAGGCACCCCTGGTTGTTTTAATTGTCCTTTTCTCAAcatatttggttttcttttaaggtACCTGGGCTTATAATGATTTTCTTGTCgaataattaatatattaatgaaaaatttaatgttcaattaaaactttaattttaataattacaaGTGGAATACAATTACTGAAATGTTAGTGAAGCTATTTAGAAAGAGAACAGATCTTTATACAAGCAATTTAGCACCAGCATGTTTTTAGAGTTACTTCAATTAAATTTGAATTCTACTTAAGAATTTCCATTGAGTGTATACACTTCAAGGTGCATTTAACAAATCGTATCTTAAGATCTGAGAATTCTTAAAGGTGAATTGAAATCACTGAAGAAAGAAAGCTGTGTtacatattttacttttatgcTCTGCTGTATGGACAGTGTAATTGtttaaatttgtgtttaaataaaagGTTTTCAGATTGAAGACTTtcttaaaaattagtttaagTCAAGAGAGAACTGCTTATGACTTCAGAGAAGTTGTATCAACTCAGTATTAATGCTCCAGCAAAAAAGAGTTTATGTTATGTTCCTAATCCTTAGtaaatgtgtttctttctttcctggctCTTAAATTTGGATTCCTcagaaaaactgcaaataagTTTAACTGGAATCATCAAATTAGAAACATGAAGCATAATCAACAGGAGATTAACGCCAGAGCTATGCCTCCACTCTTCCTCAGAAGAATgtgggggaaaggggggagAGCATCTTTACATCAACTGAGAAATAAGCTTCTCTAACAGCTTTCGAGTAGCAGCAATagctgcaaacaaacaaacaaaacaacacccTACCAAAACACAATAAGCTAGTAATGACATAGCAAATAATTAGCCACGGACAGAAAGGTCAGAGTGAGTCCACAATTCGCacaaagaaatggaaggaaCTTGCACCACAAACTGGAGGATCCCTCTCCCCACTAATAAACTAGGTGAACTATGTGCTGTTAATTTCCCACTCCAATACACATAAATTTGAGGCGAATAATGCtctgaaagatattttattcttaGTGTGCACTATAAGACTGGAATTAAAGATAAAGGTagtgtattttcctttctttatgcACTAGTAGCATAAATTAGCCTTCTGATTTTCATGGCATAATCATGTCACCATGTCCAAGTTTTCCATCACAACCTACCCAGTACGAACAACTACTTCAGCATGACTTTTGTGTTCCACAAATAAGCAATTTAGTCAAGAAATACCACATTGTAACATAATCCATTGGAACTATGGCAGACAATGTTTCTACTAACACCTACAAGAGGAGTCTGAAAGGTTTTCCTTCCAACATTTTGGAGTGTGTTCCCATTCTATGATGATGTACCTCCAGTTAAACTTACGTTTCTGGTTGCTTCTGAGAAAACATCCCACACCTGATCTTGCAAAGCGCTGTCATGAATTCTCAAACTGTTCTTGATCCAATTCtgcccatggaaaaaaaaacagtaactGAAAACACGTacctctgattttctttcttcattacCATATATTTGgttcttggtttttgtttttcatttaagaatCTAATCATTGCTTTTGACTAAGATCTGGTTAGAGGTTACTCCTATGAATCT
This window of the Corvus cornix cornix isolate S_Up_H32 chromosome 4, ASM73873v5, whole genome shotgun sequence genome carries:
- the LYAR gene encoding cell growth-regulating nucleolar protein, with the protein product MVVFTCNACGEAVKKAQVEKHVNICRNCQCLSCMDCGKDFWGDDYKEHVKCVSEDQKYGGKGFEAKTNKGDAKQQEWIQKIHEVMKKPNITPKVRNILEQMRAFDNIPRKKVKFQNWIKNSLRIHDSALQDQVWDVFSEATRNISNEKEQDKPQQKEEHQSAETGEKTMAEENGITDEKTERKKSKRERKEERQKNKKKEKKDLKLENQAEVKKNKKSKKGKESVEDEFEVNGNDNHSETEEETNVKKRKHKHVEEEPHTKTKRMKTESISEDMETENINDNEENVGTGKFNWKGTIKAILKQAPDNEISIKKLRKKVIAQYYAVAGECHKTEEEILVTFNKKVNNNPKFRVLKDKVKLVK